A region of Anolis sagrei isolate rAnoSag1 chromosome 2, rAnoSag1.mat, whole genome shotgun sequence DNA encodes the following proteins:
- the LY6G6F gene encoding lymphocyte antigen 6 complex locus protein G6f, which yields MSKGVSQSSPGVAVSVLIAVVFSCKVCVGETIYAVKGSSPELPCPCTSCSGDLTRAVSWYFDHQGHTTPLFQKLENSHVIKRLPSSWDRLEVLQNYALQFRNLTDNDTGRYWCELGHYYDLVVVTGRKLILESSEANTTCYVLSCSISGKKLLRDVGTWWEGGEQIQQEDKEERHSIFRGQRATQLHICFKAETKERKVKCQFSPKTEIIFTLTENEQASRLLPISQAKDCLSTQCPESRGNGGPWIPLAVCVALQFFIIFALGMILWRRICRERNENHLKGLQKDVSKSAYKSQVYENVKNRSEKL from the exons ATGAGTAAAGGTGTTTCTCAAAGTTCTCCAGGCGTTGCTGTTTCGGTTCTGATTGCTGTTGTCTTCTCTTGCAAAGTCTGTGTTGGAGAAA CCATCTACGCAGTGAAAGGCTCATCACCGGAGCTTCCATGTCCATGTACGTCTTGCTCTGGAGATCTCACCAGGGCAGTGTCCTGGTACTTTGACCATCAAGGCCATACTACACCTCTCTTTCAAAAACTGGAGAATAGCCATGTGATAAAGCGTCTCCCGTCCTCCTGGGATCGTCTTGAAGTGCTTCAGAATTATGCTCTTCAATTCCGCAACCTCACAGATAACGATACTGGGCGATACTGGTGTGAATTGGGCCATTACTATGACCTTGTGGTTGTCACTG GCAGAAAGCTAATTTTGGAGAGCAGTGAAGCCAATACGACATGCTATGTCTTGAGTTGCTCCATCTCAGGCAAGAAGCTACTCAGGGATGTGGGCACTTGGTGGGAAGGTGGAGAACAAATCCAGCAGGAAGACAAAGAGGAGAGACACAGCATCTTCCGAGGGCAAAGGGCAACACAGCTCCACATTTGCTTTAAAGCAGAGACCAAGGAGAGGAAAGTGAAATGCCAGTTTTCTCCAAAGACAGAGATCATCTTCACTTTGACTGAGAATGAACAGGCTAGCAGGTTGCTGCCTATTTCACAGG CGAAAGACTGTTTGTCAACTCAATGTCCCGAAAGCAGAGGAAATGGAGGGCCCTGGATACCATTGGCTGTTTGTGTTGCATTGCAGTTTTTCATTATCTTTGCTCTGGGGATGATACTCTGGAGAAGGATCTGCAG GGAGAGAAATGAAAACCATCTCAAAGGGCTCCAAAAAG ATGTTTCTAAGTCAGCGTACAAATCACAAGTCTACGAGAATGTCAAAAACAGATCAGAAAAGCTGTGA